The following is a genomic window from Desulfonatronum thiosulfatophilum.
AGCAGGGTGTCGCGGAGTTTTTCGAGGGTGCGGATTTGCAGAGTGTTGCTGCGCTTTTTTTCAAAGATCGGATTAATCACCTTTTCAAACTCCCTTAGCACATCATCCGGTGGCAATAAGAAGGTTGTATTCCCAATTTCGCCAAGGCTCAAATTAGGCTGCACAGCATGGACTATTTTCCCGTCCATTATTTCGCGAAAAGCAGTCGATTTTAAAAACAAATAAACAAACTCCGATTGGCACTTCTCTTGATTTACTCGAAGAATGGCGATGGCCTGATTGGTGTTGGCTGGCAGGATGGAATTATTTACTATGGCTACACGTCCTATAGTGCCTGCGATGCTGCACAAAACGTCGCCAGATTGAATTATCG
Proteins encoded in this region:
- a CDS encoding restriction endonuclease subunit S — translated: MFQARLITKGTTPTTLGHQFVDAGINFVKAESITDSGDFIFDKFAHISEETHHFLKRSIIQSGDVLCSIAGTIGRVAIVNNSILPANTNQAIAILRVNQEKCQSEFVYLFLKSTAFREIMDGKIVHAVQPNLSLGEIGNTTFLLPPDDVLREFEKVINPIFEKKRSNTLQIRTLEKLRDTLLPKLMSGEVQVTI